The DNA window TCGTGCCGCCCGGCTCGCCGATCAAAACCGTCGCCGAAGTCGATCGCGACGGCATCCGCATCGGCGTCGCCGCCGGCAGCGCCTATGATTTATTTCTCACCCGCAACATCAAACATGCGCAGTTTGTCCGCGCCGCCGATACCGACTCTACGTTTCAATTGATCCTCGACAAAAAAGTCGAAGTGGTCGCCGGTGTGCGCCAAGCATTGGTCGCCAATTCGAGCAAGCTCGCCGGCTCGCGCGTGCTCGACGAGCGCTTCATGGCGATTGAGCAGGCCGCGGGCATGCCCAAGGGGCGCGATGAGGGGCTGCGCTACTTGCGCGAGTTTATTGAAGAGATGAAAGCTTCCGGGTTCGTCGAACGGTCGCTGAAAAACTCCGGCGTACTCGATGTCGCAGTCGCGCCGCCGGCCAAATAATCTTCAACAGCCCCGGTGGAAGACCCCGTGTCACCCTGAGCGCAGCGAAGAATCTGCAGCGCACATTCGTACCGCGCCGAGAGCAGATGCTTCGGCGGACCTCAGCGTGACATCAAGAGTTCAGAAAATCGCGATCGAACTGTGTTAAAGTATCGAGATGCCTGACAATCACAAGCCCCAGCCCCGCGTCCCGTTCCATCTCCCCTTCTACTACGGCTGGTTCATCATCGGCTTGAGTTTTCTCGCGTACCTGGCGGCGTCGGCCGTGCGCGCGTCGCCGTCGGTGCTCAT is part of the Deltaproteobacteria bacterium genome and encodes:
- a CDS encoding transporter substrate-binding domain-containing protein — encoded protein: MISAAARADLAPTGKIRAGINYGNAVLAQRNEATGEIKGVAVDLARELGRKSELPVELVAFPSAGQMVAALKSGAWDVAFLAAEPGRAGDVGFTAPHLIIEGTYLVPPGSPIKTVAEVDRDGIRIGVAAGSAYDLFLTRNIKHAQFVRAADTDSTFQLILDKKVEVVAGVRQALVANSSKLAGSRVLDERFMAIEQAAGMPKGRDEGLRYLREFIEEMKASGFVERSLKNSGVLDVAVAPPAK